One genomic segment of Lytechinus pictus isolate F3 Inbred chromosome 18, Lp3.0, whole genome shotgun sequence includes these proteins:
- the LOC129281271 gene encoding uncharacterized protein LOC129281271, whose protein sequence is MSASVDSQAYYKNRLDKFKSRSNRIFNRAQNLNRTLDRQLESSVKSLATNRDVNIRRDQEKIWMVTGAGLHPPKYSSAKEDVPSYLQKQAHATLPTPQELSSLLPNKKAKERTQSAGNYRQLSKRRLSSMKSMDLNIIHYRKSLESMREREILPLYEIIQENEGGDDVDGSGGDVGVGGVEQKEASPNGSLSVNTPYIRPNTAIPSSSSSRPSQLERPKTSIPDAARRKRRESVPNATALMIEQAQDPKNKVLRTNFLDMYKTQMAKHQRRMSAIKDKRSPKATAITEDPSERPRTAGPTIAEEDEEDERSQSTGFMSDTSASNRRKSLRQRLRRTSLAAVSGMNTLHKEVKSFQSFRKFKKESLNVLENDIPSIDDLEEGELFDEMRKCRYIRWGEDEEMVEKLNEDQPLTNHLKRLSIDTTKRPKRFLKKLNEQHEPGS, encoded by the coding sequence ATGTCTGCGTCCGTCGACTCCCAGGCGTACTACAAAAATCGCCTTGACAAGTTCAAATCCCGGTCGAACCGGATCTTCAACCGGGCTCAGAACCTAAACCGAACATTAGATCGGCAGCTAGAATCGTCAGTCAAGAGCCTGGCGACCAACCGTGACGTCAATATCCGTCGCGACCAGGAGAAGATCTGGATGGTGACGGGAGCTGGACTTCATCCACCGAAATATTCAAGTGCCAAGGAAGATGTGCCGTCGTATCTTCAAAAGCAAGCGCATGCGACGTTACCAACCCCTCAAGAACTCAGCTCGCTTTTACCAAACAAGAAGGCGAAGGAGAGGACACAATCGGCGGGCAATTATAGGCAGCTCTCTAAGAGACGGTTATCGTCGATGAAATCAATGGATTTGAACATCATCCATTACCGCAAATCATTGGAAAGCATGCGGGAAAGGGAAATACTACCGCTCTATGAGATTATCCAGGAGAACGAAGGTGGTGATGACGtcgatggtagtggtggtgatgtgGGTGTTGGTGGTGTTGAGCAGAAGGAAGCATCACCTAATGGGTCGCTGTCTGTGAACACCCCATACATACGACCAAACACGGCGATACCTTCATCATCAAGCAGTAGACCTAGTCAGCTGGAACGACCAAAGACATCGATACCTGACGCAGCTAGACGCAAGAGACGCGAGTCCGTTCCAAATGCAACGGCCTTAATGATTGAACAAGCGCAGGATCCGAAAAACAAAGTCCTAAGGACAAACTTTCTGGACATGTACAAGACGCAAATGGCAAAGCACCAGCGAAGAATGTCTGCTATCAAGGATAAACGCTCGCCGAAGGCTACAGCAATTACAGAAGACCCGAGTGAAAGACCTCGTACCGCTGGCCCGACGATCGCAGAGGAGGACGAAGAGGACGAAAGAAGCCAAAGCACAGGGTTCATGTCGGATACGTCTGCTTCTAATCGCCGGAAAAGTCTGCGGCAGAGGCTCAGGCGAACCAGCTTGGCCGCCGTTTCTGGCATGAACACTTTGCATAAAGAGGTCAAAAGCTTCCAAAGCTTCCGGAAGTTTAAGAAGGAGAGTCTGAACGTCCTGGAGAATGATATCCCCAGCATTGATGACCTTGAAGAAGGAGAGTTGTTCGATGAGATGCGGAAGTGTAGGTACATCCGATGGGGCGAAGATGAGGAGATGGTCGAGAAGTTAAATGAAGATCAACCCCTCACCAATCACTTAAAGAGGTTATCTATTGATACTACGAAGAGACCGAAAAGATTCCTTAAGAAACTGAATGAACAACACGAGCCTGGATCTTGA